GTGCGGCTCGAGCGCTGCGTAGTCGTAGGGCAAGTCCGGAAGCGTGTACTCAGCCACGAAGGGTCCCTTCTCTGCGGGCCTCGAGGGCCCGTGCGGTTATTTCCGTACCTTTTGGGTTTCCACCCAAACCCATAAGTACACCGTGCGCAAGATCGACCGTCATCCGGACACGCCGCAACGCCGGGGACCGTGCACCGCCCCGGAAACGGACCCGGCGGCCGCGCCACCCCGTCCACCTGCACAAACGTGCGTGCTGCAGGACCGTGGGCGACCCTCGTGTGAACGGCACCTTAACATTGGCGCGTGTCTCGGCCCTTCTTGAACGAACCGACACGCGGGGCCGAGGCACCGCGGGTGGGGATGCCGGGCGTCGACATCATCCGGTTCGTCGCGGTCGCGGCCGTGCTCTATTCGCACATCGCCTTCTACCTGATCGACGACCTCGGCACCGGCTGGTGGGGCATCGACCTCGTCTACGACATCTTCGTGGCGGGCGCCCGCCTCAACCAGCACCTGTCCTTCGTCGGCGTCGCCGCGTTCATGATGCTCACGGGCCTGCTCGTCACCCGCTCGGCGATCCGGCAGGACCGCGGGAAGTTCCTCGTCGCCCGCGCCGCGCGTCTGCTGCCGGCCTTCTGGGCGGCGATCCTGCTCGCGATCGTGCTCGTGCGGCTCGGCATCAACGGCATGTTCAGCGGGCACACCACGGTGTCGAACTCCGAGGCGTTCCTGTCCTTCTTCCTCGGGGCGTTCTTCCTGAAACCGCAGGTCGTGGTGCTCGGGGTGGTGTGGACGCTGGCCGCGCAGATCACCTTCTACCTGTGGTGCATCGCCGGCCGGTCGCTGCTGCGGACCGTGCCGGTCGCGGTGCCGGTGATCGGCGCGGTGCTGTGCATGCTGGTGCTGCTCTACAACCTGTACGTCCCCGAGCCGTACACGGTGCCGTTCCTGTCCCGGATCGCCGCGACCCTGCCCACTCTGTTCCTGGGTCAGCTCGTCTACCTGCGGTGGGCCGCGCTGATCACCCTGCGCCAGCTGATCCTGGGTGTGTTCGCGCAGCTCTACGTGATCGTCATGGCCACCGAGATCCAGGTGTACTGGGCGGGCACCCGGTATCTGTGGACGAT
This region of Rhodococcus sp. Z13 genomic DNA includes:
- a CDS encoding acyltransferase family protein — encoded protein: MGMPGVDIIRFVAVAAVLYSHIAFYLIDDLGTGWWGIDLVYDIFVAGARLNQHLSFVGVAAFMMLTGLLVTRSAIRQDRGKFLVARAARLLPAFWAAILLAIVLVRLGINGMFSGHTTVSNSEAFLSFFLGAFFLKPQVVVLGVVWTLAAQITFYLWCIAGRSLLRTVPVAVPVIGAVLCMLVLLYNLYVPEPYTVPFLSRIAATLPTLFLGQLVYLRWAALITLRQLILGVFAQLYVIVMATEIQVYWAGTRYLWTIVVVFAAVVLFARYDGRLARLAVVEWVATRSYCIYLTHTLVMYRIYENTVEIVGMTGAIVLVILGCGLVAEVFYRGIEVPAARWIKARWLSPDKAGTASRAAEATHA